GAGAAACAAGCGCAATTAAAAGAAAATAAAGGAATTATAAGAAACCAAAGAAAAATATCTGCTGCCGTATCAAATGCGACTATTTTTATGAAAATCCAGGAACAATACGGAACCTTTTCTGAATATTTATGGAAGTTTACAGATCATAAGATCATCCATGAGACGGGAAAAACATCTTCAGAATTATCCGACCAGATTTCAAAGGATTTAAAGAAACGTGGAATGAAATTTGTCGGTACAACGATCATTTATTCCTATCTGCAGGCAGTGGGAGTGGTCGAGTCACATGAGGAAGGTTGTTTCCTGCATCATAAAGAATAAAAATTTACAAGTAGGTAACACTGCGTACTTGAATTTTTATACAAAAAGGAGTAAGGTAGAAATTACCAGATAAAATTGAGTATTAGAAAGA
The sequence above is drawn from the Anaerostipes hadrus ATCC 29173 = JCM 17467 genome and encodes:
- a CDS encoding DNA-3-methyladenine glycosylase I, translating into MKYNDGKDRCSWANPKNPIYIDYHDKEWGVPVYDDHKLFEMLILESFQAGLSWECVLNKREAFREAFDDFDVYKVSAYDEEKQAQLKENKGIIRNQRKISAAVSNATIFMKIQEQYGTFSEYLWKFTDHKIIHETGKTSSELSDQISKDLKKRGMKFVGTTIIYSYLQAVGVVESHEEGCFLHHKE